In Streptomyces sp. SID8374, one genomic interval encodes:
- a CDS encoding serine/threonine protein kinase, whose protein sequence is MAERSTAAVDVADNGGDEPPAAKADEATNDGTAQAEETEGASPEKSEGDGGGRARSETVPATPDVHSGHKLAERYRLEECVTRLDGFSSWRAVDEKLRRAVGVHLLPANHPRARSVLAAARSSALLGDPRFVQVLDAVEEDDLVYVVHEWLPDATELTALLAAGPMEAHDAYQLVSQLSHAMAAAHREGLTHLRLTPGAVLRSSTGQYRIRGLAVNAALRGVTSERPLRQDTEAIGALLYAALTKRWPYESDAYGLSGLPKGMGLIAPDQVRAGVHRGLSELAMRALANDGATASRQEPPCTTPDELAKAVAAMPRVLPPEPTFAAQPVYQQPVYPTTYQQGTYGRPSSHPSSVPQPVLAAPPAPLQSRTGRVLKWGVSALLIAALGLGSWQLAETLLDQRKGSDDNGVTETTEDKKDPAPAPPKPLTIAKATEFMPDGSGIQPGDVPNAIDDNSSTAWVTNRYLGFANFGNLPQRRQGSGIIVDLGKVQDVRAIDVDMYRSGQTTAVFAAGPDASSPTSSADFPQRIAPKQVAGKTLKEELEKPLRTRYILIHITELPADGTGGYRGGITDISVLG, encoded by the coding sequence GTGGCGGAACGTAGCACGGCTGCCGTCGACGTGGCCGACAACGGCGGCGACGAGCCGCCGGCCGCCAAGGCGGACGAGGCCACGAACGACGGAACGGCTCAGGCCGAGGAGACCGAGGGCGCGAGCCCCGAGAAGTCCGAGGGTGACGGCGGCGGACGGGCACGTTCCGAGACCGTTCCGGCGACCCCTGACGTACACAGCGGACACAAACTGGCCGAGCGCTACCGCCTGGAGGAGTGCGTCACCCGTCTGGACGGCTTCAGCAGCTGGCGGGCGGTCGACGAGAAACTGCGCCGCGCGGTCGGCGTCCACCTGCTGCCCGCCAACCACCCCCGGGCCCGCTCCGTGCTGGCCGCGGCCCGGTCCTCCGCGCTGCTCGGCGACCCACGCTTCGTCCAGGTGCTGGACGCCGTGGAGGAGGACGACCTCGTCTACGTCGTCCACGAATGGCTCCCGGACGCCACGGAGCTCACCGCTCTGCTGGCCGCCGGACCGATGGAGGCCCACGACGCCTACCAGCTCGTCAGCCAGCTCTCCCACGCCATGGCCGCCGCCCACCGCGAGGGCCTGACGCACCTTCGGCTCACCCCCGGTGCCGTACTGCGCAGCTCCACCGGCCAGTACCGGATCCGCGGCCTCGCGGTGAACGCCGCCCTGCGCGGCGTCACCTCCGAACGCCCCCTGCGTCAGGACACCGAGGCGATCGGCGCGCTCCTGTACGCGGCGCTGACCAAGCGCTGGCCTTACGAGAGCGATGCGTACGGCCTCTCCGGGCTGCCCAAGGGCATGGGGCTCATCGCCCCGGACCAGGTCCGCGCCGGCGTCCACCGCGGCCTCTCGGAGCTCGCCATGCGCGCGCTCGCCAACGACGGGGCCACCGCCTCCCGGCAGGAACCGCCCTGCACGACCCCGGACGAGCTGGCCAAGGCCGTCGCGGCCATGCCGCGCGTCCTGCCGCCGGAGCCGACGTTCGCCGCCCAGCCCGTCTACCAGCAGCCGGTCTACCCGACGACCTATCAGCAGGGCACCTACGGGCGGCCGTCCAGCCACCCGTCGTCCGTGCCCCAGCCGGTGCTGGCGGCCCCTCCGGCGCCCCTCCAGAGCCGTACCGGACGGGTGCTCAAGTGGGGCGTCTCGGCGCTCCTCATCGCCGCCCTCGGCCTCGGCAGCTGGCAGCTCGCGGAGACCCTCCTCGACCAGCGCAAGGGCTCCGACGACAACGGCGTCACCGAGACGACCGAGGACAAGAAGGATCCGGCACCCGCGCCGCCCAAGCCGCTGACCATCGCGAAGGCCACCGAGTTCATGCCCGACGGCTCGGGCATCCAGCCGGGGGACGTACCGAACGCCATCGACGACAACTCCTCCACGGCGTGGGTCACCAACCGCTACCTGGGCTTCGCCAACTTCGGCAACCTCCCCCAGCGCCGGCAGGGCAGCGGGATCATCGTCGACCTGGGGAAGGTCCAGGACGTCCGCGCCATCGATGTGGACATGTACCGCAGCGGCCAGACGACCGCGGTGTTCGCCGCGGGACCGGACGCCTCGTCACCCACCTCTTCCGCGGACTTCCCCCAGCGGATCGCCCCGAAGCAGGTCGCGGGGAAGACGCTCAAGGAAGAGCTGGAGAAGCCCCTCCGGACGCGCTACATCCTCATCCACATCACGGAGCTGCCCGCCGACGGCACCGGTGGCTACCGGGGCGGGATCACCGACATCTCCGTACTCGGCTGA
- a CDS encoding DUF6049 family protein, producing the protein MAQAADIQGMRPSPARRWLRRTASVVLGAPLLAGLLTVPAAGSAGAAEPAKAPTGSRTVDVSLDTLSPAAPVEGDTLTVSGTLTNKGKETIDDAEVGLRVGPRLSGRGEVDDAAKRKGYTPGADPAAIDDKYTVKIPKLAKGVSQNFTLAVPVDKLDLDASGVYQLGVSVSGRTAAAPYEQVLGIERSFLPWQPEKGDKRTKLTFLWPLIASPHVTAETGSDEQQTPVFTDDKLAEELAPGGRLEQMVALGSRLPVTWVIDPDLLASVAAMAGGYQVKSGDTTVPGKDRAVARQWITALQKVVEDGKVIALPFGDTDLASIAHRGKGVSGTLSHLQTASTVGATTVETILHVKPSTDFAWPVNGAVDPGIVDVATSAGAHHVIARSDSFQETGSLPYTPTAARPIGGGTTAVVADSRLSTAFGGSLLRAGASTLAVQKFLAQTLALTEQAPDNERSIVVAPQRMPTAAQAQSMARALEALSGDRWTQPQDLVAASEAKPDPLATTKVPRASAYPKKLRNEELPTQAFQDIRTTQASIDSFETILTQPERVVTPFGNAVNRSMSTSWRGRAQEAQDYRDDVLEYLKDLTGEVQLIDKSDVTLSGRSATIPVTVQNKLVQGVDRLVLRLTSDNIRLKFNDDGTMAELPVRIGGGHSQSVKFDTATSANGRAQVTARLFTEDGTPYGEEMTFTVKVSEVTPTVLLVIAGGLLLLVLAGVRMYTARKRAVASDTANGDGGEPEQPSDPTPDTGPESGAPSGTGEKVDR; encoded by the coding sequence GTGGCCCAGGCGGCAGACATCCAGGGGATGCGTCCCTCTCCTGCCCGCCGGTGGCTGCGGCGCACGGCCTCCGTGGTTCTCGGAGCGCCTCTGCTGGCCGGTCTGCTGACCGTCCCGGCCGCCGGGAGCGCGGGCGCCGCCGAACCGGCGAAGGCCCCCACGGGCTCCCGCACGGTCGATGTGTCCCTGGACACGCTCTCCCCCGCCGCCCCCGTGGAGGGCGACACCCTGACCGTCTCCGGCACCCTCACCAACAAGGGCAAGGAGACGATCGACGACGCCGAGGTCGGCCTGCGGGTGGGCCCCCGGCTCTCCGGCCGGGGCGAGGTCGACGACGCCGCCAAGCGCAAGGGGTACACGCCCGGCGCCGACCCGGCCGCGATCGACGACAAGTACACGGTGAAGATCCCGAAGCTCGCCAAGGGGGTCAGCCAGAACTTCACGCTCGCCGTTCCCGTCGACAAGCTGGACCTCGACGCGTCGGGCGTCTACCAGCTGGGCGTCTCGGTCTCCGGCCGTACCGCGGCCGCCCCCTACGAGCAGGTGCTGGGCATCGAGCGCTCGTTCCTTCCGTGGCAGCCCGAGAAGGGCGACAAGAGGACGAAGCTCACCTTCCTGTGGCCGCTGATCGCCTCCCCGCACGTCACCGCGGAGACGGGTTCGGACGAACAGCAGACGCCGGTGTTCACCGACGACAAGCTGGCCGAGGAGCTGGCGCCGGGCGGACGGCTGGAGCAGATGGTCGCCCTGGGCAGCCGGCTCCCCGTCACCTGGGTCATCGACCCGGACCTGCTGGCGAGCGTCGCCGCGATGGCCGGGGGGTACCAGGTCAAGTCCGGTGACACGACCGTCCCCGGCAAGGACCGGGCCGTCGCCCGGCAGTGGATCACCGCCCTGCAGAAGGTGGTGGAGGACGGCAAGGTGATCGCGCTGCCGTTCGGCGACACGGACCTGGCCTCCATCGCGCACCGCGGCAAGGGCGTCTCGGGCACGCTCAGCCATCTGCAGACCGCCTCCACGGTGGGCGCCACCACGGTGGAGACGATCCTCCATGTGAAGCCGTCCACCGACTTCGCCTGGCCCGTGAACGGCGCGGTCGACCCGGGCATCGTGGACGTGGCGACCTCCGCGGGCGCCCACCATGTGATCGCCCGCAGCGACAGCTTCCAGGAGACCGGCAGCCTGCCGTACACCCCGACGGCGGCCCGGCCGATCGGCGGCGGCACCACCGCCGTCGTCGCCGACTCCCGGCTGTCGACCGCGTTCGGCGGCAGCCTGCTCCGGGCGGGCGCCTCGACCCTCGCGGTCCAGAAGTTCCTCGCCCAGACCCTCGCGCTGACCGAGCAGGCACCGGACAACGAGCGCTCCATCGTCGTGGCCCCGCAGCGGATGCCCACGGCCGCCCAGGCGCAGTCGATGGCCCGCGCCCTGGAGGCCCTGTCGGGCGACCGCTGGACACAGCCGCAGGACCTGGTCGCCGCCTCCGAGGCGAAGCCGGACCCGCTGGCGACCACCAAGGTGCCGCGCGCCTCCGCGTACCCGAAGAAGCTCCGCAACGAGGAGCTGCCCACCCAGGCGTTCCAGGACATCCGGACCACCCAGGCCTCCATCGACAGCTTCGAGACCATCCTCACGCAGCCCGAGCGCGTGGTGACGCCCTTCGGCAACGCGGTCAACCGCTCCATGTCGACGTCCTGGCGGGGCCGCGCCCAGGAGGCACAGGACTACCGGGACGACGTGCTCGAGTACCTGAAGGACCTCACCGGCGAGGTCCAGCTGATCGACAAGTCGGACGTCACGCTCTCCGGCCGCAGCGCGACGATCCCCGTGACGGTCCAGAACAAGCTGGTGCAGGGTGTCGACCGGCTCGTCCTGAGGCTGACCTCGGACAACATCCGCCTGAAGTTCAACGACGACGGCACGATGGCGGAGCTGCCGGTCCGCATCGGCGGCGGCCACAGCCAGTCGGTGAAGTTCGACACGGCGACGAGCGCCAACGGACGCGCCCAGGTGACCGCCCGCCTCTTCACCGAGGACGGCACCCCGTACGGCGAGGAGATGACCTTCACCGTGAAGGTCTCCGAGGTCACACCCACCGTCCTGCTCGTCATCGCCGGTGGCCTGCTGCTCCTGGTGCTGGCCGGGGTCCGGATGTACACAGCCCGCAAACGCGCCGTGGCAAGCGACACGGCGAACGGCGACGGCGGCGAACCCGAGCAGCCGAGTGACCCGACCCCGGACACCGGACCGGAAAGCGGGGCCCCGTCGGGAACGGGTGAGAAAGTGGACCGTTGA
- a CDS encoding CCA tRNA nucleotidyltransferase: MPNANEENASALNQVQHRAVSELLRVSPVADDLARRFQEAGFSLALVGGSVRDALLGRLGNDLDFTTDARPEDVLTIVRPWADAVWEVGIAFGTVGSQKDGYQIEVTTYRSEAYDRTSRKPEVSYGDSIEDDLVRRDFTVNAMAVALPEKTFIDPHGGLKDLAEGVLRTPGTAEASFSDDPLRMLRAARFAAQLDFEVAPDVITAMTEMAGRIEIVSAERVRDELNKLLLSGHPRKGLGLLVDTGLADHVLPELPALRLESDEHHRHKDVYEHSLTVLEQAIDLEEEGPDLALRLAALLHDIGKPRTRRFEKDGRVSFHHHEVVGAKMTKKRMTELKYSNELVKDVSRLVELHLRFHGYGDGEWTDSAVRRYVRDAGPLLDRLHKLTRSDCTTRNKRKANALSRTYDGLEERIALLQEQEELDSIRPDLDGNEIMRTLGVGPGPVIGKAYAFLLELRLEHGPMEHDAAVAALKAWWAEQS, encoded by the coding sequence GTGCCGAACGCCAACGAAGAGAACGCCAGTGCACTGAACCAGGTGCAGCATCGCGCGGTGAGTGAGCTGCTGCGAGTGTCCCCGGTCGCCGACGACCTCGCCCGCCGCTTCCAGGAGGCCGGATTCAGCCTCGCGCTGGTCGGCGGCTCGGTCCGCGACGCGCTGCTCGGCAGGCTCGGGAACGACCTGGACTTCACCACCGACGCCCGCCCCGAGGACGTACTCACCATCGTCCGTCCGTGGGCCGACGCGGTGTGGGAGGTCGGGATCGCCTTCGGCACCGTCGGATCCCAGAAGGACGGCTACCAGATCGAGGTCACGACCTACCGGTCGGAGGCGTACGACAGGACCTCGCGCAAGCCGGAGGTCTCCTACGGCGACTCCATCGAGGACGACCTCGTACGCCGGGACTTCACGGTCAACGCGATGGCCGTGGCGCTGCCGGAGAAGACGTTCATCGACCCGCACGGCGGTCTGAAGGACCTTGCCGAGGGCGTGCTGCGTACCCCCGGGACGGCCGAGGCGTCCTTCTCGGACGACCCGCTGCGTATGCTGCGGGCCGCCCGGTTCGCGGCGCAGCTGGACTTCGAGGTCGCCCCCGATGTCATCACCGCGATGACGGAGATGGCCGGCCGGATCGAGATCGTCTCCGCGGAACGGGTCCGGGACGAGCTCAACAAGCTCCTGCTCTCCGGCCACCCCCGCAAGGGCCTGGGGCTCCTCGTCGACACCGGGCTGGCCGACCATGTGCTGCCCGAGCTTCCCGCGCTCCGGCTGGAGAGTGACGAGCATCACCGTCACAAGGATGTCTACGAGCACTCGCTGACCGTCCTGGAGCAGGCCATCGACCTGGAGGAGGAGGGCCCCGATCTCGCTCTGCGGCTGGCGGCCCTGCTCCACGACATCGGCAAGCCGAGGACGCGGCGGTTCGAGAAGGACGGCCGGGTCTCCTTCCACCACCACGAGGTGGTCGGCGCCAAGATGACCAAGAAGCGCATGACCGAGCTGAAGTACTCCAACGAGCTGGTCAAGGACGTGTCGAGGCTGGTCGAACTCCACCTGCGCTTCCACGGGTACGGAGACGGGGAGTGGACCGACTCCGCCGTCCGCCGGTATGTGCGCGACGCCGGACCGCTCCTCGACCGCCTCCACAAGCTGACCCGGTCGGACTGCACGACCCGGAACAAGCGCAAGGCGAACGCCCTCTCCCGTACCTACGACGGGCTGGAGGAGCGGATCGCCCTGCTCCAGGAGCAGGAGGAACTCGACTCCATCCGCCCGGATCTGGACGGCAACGAGATCATGCGGACCCTCGGGGTGGGCCCCGGGCCGGTGATCGGCAAGGCGTACGCGTTCCTGCTGGAGCTGCGGCTGGAGCACGGGCCGATGGAGCACGACGCGGCGGTGGCAGCGCTCAAGGCGTGGTGGGCGGAACAGAGCTGA
- the murJ gene encoding murein biosynthesis integral membrane protein MurJ: MNAPYDGDRGQGAGGAGSPSGPPVPPGPGQDGQVPPDPYLQHAYEDDPYRAQDLAAQDPVGEALYDRASHPPPPPGTYQEPQALYQQPPVAPHAPDPRIWAQTPPPEPSGPSRHLPYGDRPATTQFVGVDDLVTQASDDRREPDAFAHLFRDQEGSGKVPGPPEPEPAPAPVPQKSGGGRVSGVLKSSALMAAGTLVSRLTGFIRSLVITAALGAALLGDSFTIAYTLPTMIYILTVGGGLNSVFVPQLVRAMKDDEDGGEAFANRLLTLVMVALGLIVAVAVLVAPVLIQLMSNTIADDVAANSVAVTFARYCLPTIFFMGVHVVMGQILNARGKFGAMMWTPVLNNIVMIITFGLFIWVYGTSAESRMGVDTIPPEGVRLLGIGTLLGLVVQALAMIPYLREAGFRFRPRFDWRGHGLGKTVKLAKWTVLFVLANQAGVLVVTQLATSAGKLAGKDGTGFLAYSNAQLIWGMPQAIITVSVMAALLPRISRAAHDNDPGAVRDDISQGLRNSAVAIVPVAFTFLALGLPMCTLLYASSGAEAARSMGFILMAFALGLIPYSVQYVVLRGFYAYEDTRTPFYNTVIVAAVNAAASALCYVVLPARWAVVGMAFSYGLAYAVGVGVAWRRLRTRLGGDLDGAHIVRTYARLCMAAVPAALIGGGIGFAILELLGTGALGSLAALICGGVLLMGIFFVAAKKMRIEEVNGLVGMVRGRLGR, from the coding sequence ATGAACGCGCCGTACGACGGTGACCGCGGCCAGGGCGCCGGCGGAGCGGGGTCTCCGTCCGGCCCCCCGGTGCCTCCGGGCCCCGGCCAGGACGGCCAGGTGCCGCCCGACCCGTACCTCCAGCACGCCTACGAGGACGATCCCTACCGGGCTCAGGACCTCGCGGCCCAGGACCCGGTGGGTGAGGCGCTCTACGACCGGGCCTCGCACCCGCCGCCGCCCCCCGGCACCTACCAGGAGCCGCAGGCGCTGTACCAGCAGCCGCCCGTGGCCCCGCACGCCCCCGACCCGCGCATCTGGGCCCAGACGCCTCCTCCGGAGCCCTCAGGGCCCTCGCGCCACCTCCCCTACGGCGACCGTCCGGCGACCACGCAGTTCGTCGGCGTCGACGACTTGGTCACGCAGGCGTCGGACGACCGGCGGGAGCCGGACGCCTTCGCCCACCTCTTCCGGGACCAGGAGGGGTCGGGGAAGGTCCCGGGCCCGCCCGAGCCGGAACCGGCGCCCGCCCCCGTCCCGCAGAAGTCCGGCGGCGGCCGGGTCTCCGGAGTGCTGAAGTCCAGCGCGCTGATGGCGGCCGGCACCCTGGTCTCCCGGCTCACCGGCTTCATCCGGTCCCTGGTGATCACCGCCGCTCTCGGCGCCGCGCTCCTCGGTGACAGCTTCACCATCGCGTACACCCTGCCGACGATGATCTACATCCTCACCGTCGGCGGCGGCCTCAACTCGGTCTTCGTCCCGCAGCTCGTCCGCGCCATGAAGGACGACGAGGACGGCGGCGAGGCCTTCGCCAACCGGCTGCTGACCCTGGTGATGGTCGCGCTCGGGCTGATCGTGGCCGTCGCGGTCCTCGTCGCGCCGGTGTTGATCCAGCTGATGTCGAACACCATCGCCGACGACGTCGCGGCCAACAGCGTCGCCGTCACCTTCGCCCGGTACTGCCTGCCCACCATCTTCTTCATGGGCGTGCACGTGGTGATGGGTCAGATCCTCAACGCCCGGGGCAAGTTCGGCGCGATGATGTGGACCCCGGTCCTCAACAACATCGTCATGATCATCACGTTCGGCCTCTTCATCTGGGTCTACGGCACCTCCGCCGAGTCCCGGATGGGCGTGGACACCATCCCGCCGGAGGGCGTGCGGCTGCTGGGCATCGGCACCCTCCTCGGACTGGTCGTCCAGGCGCTGGCGATGATCCCGTACCTGCGCGAGGCCGGCTTCCGCTTCCGCCCCCGCTTCGACTGGAGGGGCCACGGGCTCGGCAAGACGGTCAAGCTGGCCAAGTGGACCGTGCTGTTCGTCCTGGCCAACCAGGCGGGCGTCCTGGTCGTCACCCAGCTCGCCACCTCGGCGGGCAAGCTGGCCGGCAAGGACGGCACCGGCTTCCTGGCCTACTCCAACGCCCAGCTGATCTGGGGCATGCCGCAAGCCATCATCACCGTCTCCGTCATGGCCGCGCTGCTGCCCCGCATCTCCCGGGCCGCCCACGACAACGACCCCGGAGCGGTCCGCGACGACATCTCGCAGGGGCTGCGCAACTCCGCCGTCGCCATCGTCCCGGTGGCCTTCACCTTCCTGGCGCTCGGCCTGCCGATGTGCACCCTGCTGTACGCCTCCAGCGGCGCCGAGGCCGCCCGGTCCATGGGCTTCATCCTGATGGCGTTCGCCCTCGGCCTGATCCCGTACTCCGTGCAGTACGTCGTCCTCCGCGGCTTCTACGCGTACGAGGACACCCGCACCCCCTTCTACAACACGGTCATCGTGGCCGCCGTCAACGCCGCCGCCTCCGCCCTCTGCTACGTCGTCCTGCCCGCCCGCTGGGCCGTCGTCGGCATGGCGTTCTCCTACGGTCTGGCCTACGCGGTCGGGGTCGGGGTCGCCTGGCGCCGACTGCGCACCCGGCTCGGCGGCGACCTGGACGGTGCGCATATCGTGCGGACCTACGCCCGGCTCTGCATGGCGGCGGTACCCGCGGCCCTCATCGGCGGCGGCATCGGCTTCGCGATCCTCGAACTTCTCGGCACCGGCGCCCTCGGGTCGCTGGCCGCGCTGATCTGCGGCGGCGTCCTCCTCATGGGCATCTTCTTCGTCGCGGCGAAGAAGATGCGCATCGAAGAGGTCAACGGCCTGGTCGGCATGGTCCGTGGACGGCTCGGGCGCTGA